The Candidatus Edwardsbacteria bacterium RifOxyA12_full_54_48 region TGGAGATAGGCACCGGCTCCGGCTACCAGGCGGCGGTGCTGGCCGAGATGGGGGCCAAGGTCTTCACCATCGAACGGGTGGAGAAGCTGTACCACAATTCCCGGAAACTGCTGGAGGATCTTAAATACCACGATATAGCCGTCAAGCTGGGGGACGGCACCATCGGCTGGGCCGAGCATGCGCCCTACGACCGGATCATCGTCACCGCCGGGGCCCCGGAGGTTCCCAAGGCCTACTGGGACCAGCTGGCCGAGGGCGGCCGGATAGCCATCCCGGTGGGCGATGTCCATGTGCAGTCGCTGGTGCTGGTGGACAAGATCGAGGGCAAAGAGGTGAAGAGCCAGGTCTGCGGCTGCGTGTTCGTGCCGCTGATCGGGAAATACGGATGGCAGACCAATGGACAGTAGGATACGGATAGGGGTGATCGGTGCCTCGTCCTGTTCGGCAAAATTAGCCCAGGCGGCCTACACGGTAGGCAAGCTGATAGCCCAGAGCGGCGCCATCCTGATATGCGGCGGGATGGGCGGGGTGATGGAGGCCGCCTGCCGCGGGGCGGTCGAGGCCGGCGGGATGACGGTGGGGATACTTCCCGGCTCTTCGGCCAAAGATGGAAACGAATATCTGACCGTTCCAGTGGTGACCGGATTGGGCTACGCCCGGAATTCCATCGTGGTGCAGTCGGCCCAGGTGCTGATCGCCATCGGCGGGAAATACGGGACACTGTCGGAGCTGGCCTATGCCGCAGGGTTCGGGATACCGGTGGTCGGGCTTTCCACCTGGAAGATCCGGGCGCCGATAAAGCACGTGAAGACCCCGGAGGAGGCGGTGAGGATGGCGCTGAAGATGGTGGGGAATAAAATATGAAAAAAGCAATAAT contains the following coding sequences:
- a CDS encoding protein-L-isoaspartate O-methyltransferase yields the protein MNYELSRKQMVDQQIIRRGVNDPRVIAAMQKVPRHLFVQEALQYRGYDDNPLPIGQAQTISQPYIVALMSQNLNIKGGEKVLEIGTGSGYQAAVLAEMGAKVFTIERVEKLYHNSRKLLEDLKYHDIAVKLGDGTIGWAEHAPYDRIIVTAGAPEVPKAYWDQLAEGGRIAIPVGDVHVQSLVLVDKIEGKEVKSQVCGCVFVPLIGKYGWQTNGQ
- a CDS encoding TIGR00725 family protein, producing the protein MDSRIRIGVIGASSCSAKLAQAAYTVGKLIAQSGAILICGGMGGVMEAACRGAVEAGGMTVGILPGSSAKDGNEYLTVPVVTGLGYARNSIVVQSAQVLIAIGGKYGTLSELAYAAGFGIPVVGLSTWKIRAPIKHVKTPEEAVRMALKMVGNKI